The Desmodus rotundus isolate HL8 chromosome 3, HLdesRot8A.1, whole genome shotgun sequence genome includes a region encoding these proteins:
- the A4GALT gene encoding lactosylceramide 4-alpha-galactosyltransferase, whose product MSRSPDCLLWLLRNTPSQRGCTLFIISFKFMFLVSVMIYWHIVGEPKSQGQFSNLPVDVPCPHLVSPTLPPSTPPPGNIFFLETSDRTNPNFLFMCSVESAARAHPESWVVVLMKGLPGGNSSLPRHLGFSLLSCFPNVQMLPLDLEELFRDTPLAAWYVATQRRWEPYLLPVLSDASRLALLWKFGGVYLDTDFIVLRNLRNLTNTLGTQSRYVLNGAFLAFERHHEFLALCMRDFVAHYNGWIWGHQGPQLLTRVFKKWCSIRSLRESHACRGVTALPSEAFYPIPWQNWKKYFEDIRPEELPQLLKGTYAAHVWNKKSQGTRLEATSRALLAQLHARYCPTTHKAMKMYL is encoded by the coding sequence ATGTCCAGGTCCCCGGACTGTCTGCTGTGGCTGCTCCGGAACACCCCAAGCCAGCGGGGCTGTACCCTCTTCATCATCAGCTTCAAGTTCATGTTTTTGGTCTCTGTCATGATCTATTGGCACATTGTGGGGGAGCCCAAAAGCCAAGGACAATTCTCTAACCTGCCTGTCGAtgtcccctgtccccacctggTGTCCCCCACACTGCCCCCCAGCACCCCACCTCCAGGCAACATCTTCTTCCTGGAGACCTCAGACCGGACCAACCCCAACTTCCTGTTCATGTGCTCGGTGGAGTCGGCTGCCAGGGCCCACCCAGAGTCCTGGGTGGTGGTCCTGATGAAGGGGCTGCCCGGTGGCAACTCCTCCCTGCCCCGGCACCTGGGCTTCTCACTTCTGAGCTGCTTCCCCAACGTCCAGATGCTCCCGCTGGACCTGGAGGAGCTGTTCCGGGACACGCCTCTGGCGGCCTGGTATGTGGCCACGCAGCGGCGGTGGGAGCCCTACCTGCTGCCTGTGCTCTCCGACGCCTCCAGGCTGGCGCTCCTGTGGAAGTTCGGGGGCGTCTACCTGGACACGGACTTCATCGTCCTCAGGAACCTGAGGAACCTGACCAACACGCTGGGCACTCAGTCCCGCTACGTCCTCAACGGCGCCTTCCTGGCCTTCGAGCGCCACCACGAGTTCCTGGCGCTGTGCATGCGTGACTTCGTGGCCCACTACAACGGCTGGATCTGGGGCCACCAGGGCCCGCAGCTGCTCACACGCGTCTTCAAGAAGTGGTGCTCCATCCGCAGCCTGCGTGAGAGCCACGCCTGCCGAGGCGTCACGGCCCTGCCCTCCGAGGCCTTCTACCCCATCCCCTGGCAGAACTGGAAGAAGTACTTCGAGGATATCCGCCCCGAGGAGCTGCCTCAGCTGCTCAAGGGCACCTACGCCGCCCACGTGTGGAACAAGAAGAGCCAGGGCACGCGCCTTGAAGCCACGTCCCGGGCGCTGCTGGCCCAGCTCCACGCCCGCTACTGCCCCACGACGCACAAGGCCATGAAGATGTACTTGTGA